In the Alteromonas sp. M12 genome, one interval contains:
- the hpf gene encoding ribosome hibernation promoting factor, protein MQINLTGHHVEITDSLRDYVDNKFTKLERHFDHINNVHVILNVEKLNQKAEATVHLSGGEVFATSEHNDMYAAIDGLIDKLDRQVIKHKEKIKRH, encoded by the coding sequence GCAAATTAACCTTACTGGCCATCATGTAGAAATTACAGATTCTTTGCGAGATTATGTAGACAATAAATTTACAAAGCTAGAAAGGCATTTTGATCATATCAACAATGTCCATGTCATTCTTAATGTCGAGAAGCTTAATCAAAAAGCTGAAGCGACAGTTCATCTTAGCGGAGGCGAAGTATTTGCAACCTCAGAGCACAACGATATGTACGCAGCAATTGACGGATTGATAGATAAGCTTGATCGACAGGTAATCAAGCACAAGGAAAAAATTAAGCGTCATTAA